In Plasmodium cynomolgi strain B DNA, chromosome 6, whole genome shotgun sequence, the sequence atttttgtgcgtgACCACATGACGCAACttatcctccccccctcatCACCACCACTCAGCACCATCTGTGGAGACAACCTGTACAGAAACATCTGCGAGAAGGGATACAGCCAAATGACGATCGTTCAGAAGTACTCTATCccaataataaagaaaaaaatgaatttgaTTGCATCCTCACAAACGGGAAGTGGGaaaactttttcctttctctgtCCAGTAGTAACAAATTTGATGGGAGATAACGACACGTTGAGGCCTCATTTCCCCGGGGCCTACGCGTGTGTTTCTCCCCTGGGGTTGGTCCTGTGTCCCACAAGAGAGTTAGTCCTTCAAATTTTGAACGAGGTAACTTTTGTAAATTACGAAGGGGTGCGGCCCTCCAAAAGGGCACACATGCGTTTCAGGAGGTTGCAACCAGTGTAGAAATTCCCCGATATGGACACGCgaaacttcatttttttttttttttttttttgtacccctCCAGGTTAACAGTTTGACGAAAAATATGGAGCTCGTTTGTATGGCCTTCTATGGAGGAGAGACGATGAAGGACCAGGTAGGTTCACCTCTCTACGTTTGGCTGcacctttttgtgtgtatcTTTATTTGGAGGATtagctccttttttgaggatcagctccttttttgaggattagctccttttttgaggatcagctccttttttgaggattagctccttttttgaggatcagttccttttttgaggattagctccttttttgaggATCAGTTCCTTTTCCTCGGTCACCGCTACCCTGCTCAACAATCACCGTTACACCGCAGATTGTGCAGATAAACGAACGGCAGGCGGACATCATCGTGTCAACCCCGGGGCGACTACTCGATCTGATGAACAGCTGTAAGGTCAGTCTATcgtttgtaaaatatttaatctTCGACGAGGCAGATGAAATGATTTCCCTTGGCTTGAAGGAACAGATGGACGACATTCTATTCGAAAAGGACCTTTGTGCCAATGATGCTAGGCAGACCATACTGTTCACGGCGACCTTCTCCGAGAGCCTGCGGGAGGACATAGAAAAGTTCATGGCTACTCCGTATGTGTTTTTGAATATCACGCAGAAGAGGGAGGTGCGTAATTCTATTAAGCAGGTAGGTGGAGAGCCCCCAATTTGTGTCTGTGTGCGATTGGGGGGGGTACGCATGTGTATGCACTTGTGTATGTACGCTTATGCGGGCAGCCTTATTGGGGCGACCTTACTGGGACTGCCTTATTGGGACTGCCTCATTTGGGCCGCCTCATTTTCGCGCACGTCGCTCCACCCCCTCCGAGCAGGTCGTCAAGTACGTGCCTGCGAAGTGCAAGCAGGATGAGCTGCTCAAGGACCTGAAGACTCTGCAGGGACAAGCCATCATCTTTGTGGAGCTGAGAAGCtcaattaattatattttctctgCGTTGAAGTCGAACGGGTATGACGTGAATTACCTGCACGGAAAAATGAATCAGGTAAGTTATGGCTCCTTAGGTCTGCGCATAGGATGGGTGGTTGAGTGGTTGGCGGCGATGACGACGTGGTCATCAATGGGTAACGACTTAAAGCGCGAGTCCGTTGGAACCCCCGCGTTAGCCGCAGCTCCTGGAGAGTAATTCATCGCGAATTGTGCATACTTGACGCGCACATGCACTAGGTGAACAAATCGAATAGGAAcgatatgtaaaatttttacgcCCAAACGTGTGGCACATGGATCCAATACCCAACGCACCCCACATCGCACACATACTGTTCCATCACACACACCCCATGTAGCCTCGAAGACAAGCCGTATTTCAACAGTTCCGCGATAAagaatttcaaattttaataGCTACCTCCATCGCGGCAAGGGGTTTAGATTTTCCCGACCTAGAGTTAGTAATAAATTATGACCTGCCAGCCGAATTCGAGCAGTACATGCACAGGATAGGTAGGACGGGACGGATTGGGAAAACTGGACTAGCCATTAACTACTTTAATAGCTcgaatagaaaaattattgacaAGCTCATCGACCATTTGAAGAAGCACGACCAGACCGTACCCCAGTGGTTGCTCAATTTTAACTAGTTCGGTTGGAGATTTTTGCAGTGAATAGAAATCAATAAGGGGTGCGACTAAGCTATGACATGCGAACAGACATGCAGCAGGCGCGTGGGTGTGGACCCACAATGCGCGGCGTTTATGTGTGACACGTGAGCATTCCCGAGGAGAGAAAttccatccctttttttttgtgtatgtgtgtatgtgcgtGCTCCGTGTGCGCGTCATTTATTTATCTCTTTTGTGtgatctttttatttatgaacATGGAGTTAATTAATTACCCATGGTGGGGGGGGGTACCCCCCCTatgaattttccttttcactcTGTGGCGCTGCCCTTCACATCGCCGTTTTGTTTCGTTTGAATGATCCTCATTCGTTGGTGTGTTCTTCTTTTATCagtcctctcccccccctggggaTGCATAACATGTATGTGAACATATCATATAGGAATGCCAATTTTGTCTACACCAATTCTGTTGACAGCGCGATTTatatgttccttttttttattttttgctttaataTGCGAGTCTGCACAGTTGCGCAGGGATGAGTGGTGAGAGGCCTTCCCAAGGTGCATGTGGATGACTTGACGTCCACGTGTGCCTGTGCGCAGCTGTGGAGAGAGTTGTCACACAGCTATGAACGAACGTGTACTTGTACACGTTGGGCGGTTGCTCATATCTGCGTAAGCATACAAGTGTAGACCTTATCGCTCGTTTTAAatgggatttttttaaaaaaaaaaaaaaaaaaaggaaagaataaTTTGCAAATTGTCGTCCCCGtttgaagttttttctccctgaagaattttattctttcaatttcaattttttcaattttctcGATTTGTTCAatatgttcaattttttggtgGATCGGAATGTGGACCGTCCTCCCCCTGTGAGGCAGTCCAACATATGAGCAACACGAGCCGAGCTGAGACGATCCGGCTCGACGATGACCCTCTCGCCCGTTGTTCACCTGTTCGTATTCCTTGCCAAGTGTGGGGCATATACATTATGTCCTTATGTGATAcgtgaatatttatatgcaaTCAATGAGAAGGCGAACGTAGGGTCACGTTTTCTTATCCACGTTCTTCTAATTTACCAACATGCTGTTGTTCCAACAATGGTTCTTTTCTTGTTCACGCGATTGTGCGAAATGCGCCCATTTGTTCTTTCGCGTGCCATCAGATTTTTTGTGCCCGCTTGCTCGCCTGTTcgttgtcttttttttttttttttttaaaacacttCACGCGAAATTGCTTCATGCGAAAAGGCTTCATGCGAGAATGCTTCATGCGAAAAGGCTTCATGCGAAAATGATTTATGCGAAAATGCTTTATGCAAagagcattttttaaaccctttttttgtgttggaTGGATATGTTTACCAATTTCGCTGCAACTATTCTTGGGAagattttaagaaaaaaaaaataagaaaaagataaagaaaaaaagaaaaccatTCCGAGTGAAAGGCAGTTTCTTTCTGGTGAATTGGGGAAAGGCATCACTCATTtatgctgttttttttttttttttttttttttgtacacttTGTACTCAGTGTTAGTactacatttttgtacaGATTTGCATATGTACGCCATTCTTCTCGTTTTGCGAGATTTGTCCCTTTTGGTCCTCTCCACagattttctcccccccatttCCTGCCCACTCCTCTTTGGAGGGGCGCACACCAAAACAAGGGCATACATCAAAATAGCGACTTGCCAATCGCAACAAGCTCCTTCACACGCACCACAGAAGTAGGTAACGTCTCGGATGAGAAgatatattttcccctccctgcGCAGTGGCAACTTTTAAAGGTACACAGTTTAGCAGCGTAGGTGTATGCCCTCCGTGTGAcgataaaaagaagaggcaCTAGAGGACACACCATCCATTTGCAACTTCACAGCAAAGTTGTGCATATGCCATCGGAGAGACTCCCGCACACACACCACCACCATCAAGACCACCAAAAACGCAGACagtaataaaagaaaacagtCGTAAGGTCACACGTGCACCAACCCGAGTGAGGAAGCCaggcgcaaaaaagggagtgtTGATTACATCCAACCATTTTTTGGTCACAGCACGTCACGCCGCTTCCCTTGCCCACTCGGAAAatcttcccccctccccggCGAAAATGCTAAACGAAGAAAACGTAGAAGTGGAACTtgtaaaattagaaaacGAAATAAGTAAAGGTGAAAACagcttcgaaaaaaaaaaaagtccaattttcagacaaaaatgaaaccatatattatgaaaaagacgaaaatgaaaacagctatttcaattttgccgttaataattttaactaTTTTGAATGCTTTTATAATGAGATGTATAACTGTGACTTTGATGAGAAGGAGTTTAAGGCTGATCATTCTTTCCTAAATGAAGAGGATCATAAAGGGGGCAGTTACAATTCTCTTGAAATTTTCGAGTCGAAGGATTCTTCTGATGAAGGCACCAGTAAAGAGAATGGAAAAGCGAGAGGGGTGATAAGAAGAGGTTACGTCGCCATGAACACTGGGGAGGACGACGAATCTGCTGATGGGACATTCGACGGGGAATCAACGAAAGGATTGTCTTCCaatcgaaatggaaaaaatcaacCACTTAAAAGAGAAAGGTTTACTCATTCCTTTAATGAGGATTCTTCTTTCGAAGTGAACAACGTACATGCAGCCATTTTAAATGCAGAGGAAAAAACTACCAACTATAGTGAAGACTATTTCGGGTTCAACATCGAACCGTTTAACATGCAGAACGAGTTGAAGGAGGGATACATAGACAAGCATGGCAACTACGTTTATAACGATCCAGACGGTGATGATTTCGAGGAGGCCTGGTTAAAGTCAGTAGATGAGGAAGACCCATTCACCTCATTTTctagtaaaaaaatgaaagcaaaaatacaCAACGAAACGGTTTCTAAATTTAATAAGCTACAAAATCAAAGTCTCAATAATAATTGCCTCTCTGTGAATATTTACGATGCTTTGTACTCCCTCTCATGTCTCCTGattgaaaaggaaacacCAATTAAAGCCATGGTTAGATATAAGAGAGATTTGAAGCTCTGTAAAAATTACCTTAATGAGTGCAAACTTAAATTAGACAAATTCAGCTTCGTTTCGGCTCCTCGGCCAGGAAGTGAATCTTCGAAAGATCCGGATGTGTCCAAGTCGTGCCAAGGGGCAGATGCGGACCGTTCCGGAGCGGGCGAAGGGAAAAGGGACGAGGACGGCGGGGCCGTCCCGCGCACATCAGGTAAGAAGAACGTCCTGCAGGTGAACTTGAAGAGGCGGGGAGGTGGCGCGATGGAGAAGGAGGCG encodes:
- a CDS encoding RNA helicase (putative), coding for MSSNNLAQPRQTQQQGEGSSGVSEHIEGGKSAHGTGDVKGDEAAEGTDEGNKNADIKGTQKGEANDDLNDVISKYLMNVGCQEKVGSIDNAGGLVTICGDNLYRNICEKGYSQMTIVQKYSIPIIKKKMNLIASSQTGSGKTFSFLCPVVTNLMGDNDTLRPHFPGAYACVSPLGLVLCPTRELVLQILNEVTFVNYEGVNSLTKNMELVCMAFYGGETMKDQIVQINERQADIIVSTPGRLLDLMNSCKVSLSFVKYLIFDEADEMISLGLKEQMDDILFEKDLCANDARQTILFTATFSESLREDIEKFMATPYVFLNITQKREVRNSIKQVVKYVPAKCKQDELLKDLKTLQGQAIIFVELRSSINYIFSALKSNGYDVNYLHGKMNQPRRQAVFQQFRDKEFQILIATSIAARGLDFPDLELVINYDLPAEFEQYMHRIGRTGRIGKTGLAINYFNSSNRKIIDKLIDHLKKHDQTVPQWLLNFN
- a CDS encoding hypothetical protein (putative); amino-acid sequence: MLNEENVEVELVKLENEISKDKNETIYYEKDENENSYFNFAVNNFNYFECFYNEMYNCDFDEKEFKADHSFLNEEDHKGGSYNSLEIFESKDSSDEGTSKENGKARGVIRRGYVAMNTGEDDESADGTFDGESTKGLSSNRNGKNQPLKRERFTHSFNEDSSFEVNNVHAAILNAEEKTTNYSEDYFGFNIEPFNMQNELKEGYIDKHGNYVYNDPDGDDFEEAWLKSVDEEDPFTSFSSKKMKAKIHNETVSKFNKLQNQSLNNNCLSVNIYDALYSLSCLLIEKETPIKAMVRYKRDLKLCKNYLNECKLKLDKFSFVSAPRPGSESSKDPDVSKSCQGADADRSGAGEGKRDEDGGAVPRTSGKKNVLQVNLKRRGGGAMEKEAAEKEAAEKEAVEKEAVEKEAVEKEAVEKETLVNEAVDSEVIPNGDAPSEEGEKSEKSEQSEQSEKSEKGEANPHEEHPAEQEGQPRQEEPPAEEATEEGKAAEQEEEAAEEGKAAEQEEKAAEQEEEATEENDNPTEGEQPNELQRLEETYQKIALDYKTIERRFNNLIDLTQKLTNEYKNVYFLAKHECEALCKKLEESKEESVDIQWQLRWTSDTNNNVYGPYSYYDIYNLISVGIVSAENPIQLRRINKENKVLENIWQMYDAVNYLTFVSNESVKKKRKLSETNKVDVEEDGSDEGDNSVDDEYDIKKKKRKKKGLIQISKKKEASSTNEDDSDNEEDDYENYDY